DNA from Deinococcus cellulosilyticus NBRC 106333 = KACC 11606:
CCTTCAGTTGCCCCGCAGGCCGGAAAACAGCAAGACCATTTGAACGGTTTGAGTGCGGTCCCCTGTTGTTGCTTCCCCAATACGAGAGCACGGGTTGCCGGGCATCCCCAGGTGGTCTTTGGGGTGAGGGTCCTCTGTGCCGGAATGTAGGGCCTGGTCTTCCCTGCCACAAGACCTTTGAGCAAGCGAAACACCAGACCCTGTCAGCATGTCCTGTGGAGGGTCCACCAGCGGTACGGGTGAAGGAAAACCCCTTCGTCAGGTGTGAAGAAGGTCCAGGCATGTTTCAACGTCTCTCCGTGTTGCCTGATGGGTGGGAAGGTCTTTCATGTCCCGGGTTGACCGGTCAACTTCGGACGTCAAAGCCAGGGGTTGCACCTGCCCTGGCTTTTTTCCTGACACCAAGGCAGGAAAACCGCAGATTGAATTGTCAATTTCTCAAGGCAAAATCCGGCAAAATGCCTTGAGAAATTGACCGATGGGTGACCAGCTTTCCACACCTCTTGATCCCGCAGCCTGCCCGGATCCGCATTTACCCCTTGGAGACCGTGGTGGCCGAGAAGTTCGCTGCCCTGCTGGAACTCGGGCGGGCCACCACCCGCATGAAAGACCTCTATGACCTGCACACCATCCTCAGCCGTGAAACTTTCGAGCTGTCCTTGCTCCAGCAGGTCACCCTCCGGGCCTTTATGAACCGGAACACCCCCAGGAAAGCCCAGGAAGAGGTGTTCAGTCCTGAATTCTGGGATGACCCTGCTTTGCAGGGCCGCTGGCGATTGTTCTTGCGCCGCACAGGGCTCGACGCCCCACAGAACCTCAGAACCCTGATGGAGACCCTTGCTGGATTCCTGCAACCCACCCTTGGCCCTTCAGCAGCAAAAACCTGGGTTCCCGAAAGAGGCAACTGGCAAAATCCATCCCCATGAGCCCATGCATCAGAGGGCCAGGCACCGGGAAAGGGGGAAAAAAGACCAGTTGGACGAAAAAACACGGCCAGACTCAAAATGTCATGTCTCGTAAAGCGGATTTTTTGTTTAAACTCCTGTTCTGACATGGCCATCCCCTTCAGATCAATACAAACATCCATCCAGACAGAACTTGACCTGAAGCAAACCGCTTTGACCGGGACTGTGCTGGGTGAACTCCCCTGCAGGCAGATGCCCAAGGCACCGGAAATCAACAGCCCTTTCGCAACAGAGACCCCTGGCATTTTGATCACGGCGAAACATTGAAGGGACTGCGTTGAAATGTTAACAGTGAAATCTCACTGGCCAAATTCAGAAGTAAGGGATTTCCCTGAAAAGCGACTGATTTTGGTCATTGCATACATTCGTTCAACATAGTGGAATAAAGGATACAGTTGTCGAAATTCGTGGTGAGAGGACATCAATGCCTGGTCAAGTTGAAGAAATACTGATGATCGTCAAAACATACCCAACCCCGAGCAAAAAACTTGGAGAAGTGGTGTGCACCGCTGGGATTCGATTGAGAGACATGGCCTGGGTGAGGTTGTACCCCTATCCTTTTCGGCAGGCAGATCGGGATTTTCAATTTCAGACCTGGCAGCGCATCCAGGCTCACATTGAAAAAAGCGACAGCCGAGACCGTCGACCTGAAAGCCACAAGCTGGTGGATGTGTCCACCATCCGCCACCTTGGAGCACCGATCGGGACGGACAATGGGACCTGGAAAACCCGGATGCCCTACATTTACAAAACGGAAGTTCCCAGCGTTCAGGTGCTGTTGGACGGGATTCCTGAGAAGGGAGAGGATGCATGGGGACCCACCATTCGACCTGTGCGAATTCAGCCTGGTGCGAAATTGACCGCTGAGCCGAAGAAGGATGAAGACTGGACTGAAGAAGAAAGAGCATCCCTGGCCAAAGCCAAGTATGCTGCCGAGAACAGCCTTTTTACCACCTATGCACCGGACACGTTCAGGACACTCCAGAAGATCCCCTACCAGTTTCGCCTGACGTTCAAAGACATGACCGGTGAGGAGTACAGTTACATCATTCTCGACTGGGGACTGGCTGTGCTGTACCTTCGCTATGCCGCAGACCCCTTGGACGCCATTGAAAAAGTCAGGCACAAGATGGAAGTCCAGATCTGTGGGCCTGACAAGGAAACCTATTTGATTTTGGGGAACATGAACCACGGGTTCAAGCAAAGGCAACTGGCAATTGTGGGGTTGGTGCATCCGAAGCTTTCACGGGAAAAGCTGCGCTTACCTGAAGGTGGCTTGTTTTAGGCACGACCTTACGCTTCTCCAATTCTTTGGAGATCAAGGAACGGTGACACGTCAGGGGGTCTGCCTCAAAGCACATGAGGCAAACTTCAGTGTTTTGCACCTGATGGGCCAGGCGGGTGAGGGCCTCATGTTGGGTGGTCAGGTGAGCCTCGTAATGGTGGACATAGTCCTGCCAGTCACCTGTGGCCTTGAGGTTGTTGCGGACTTCCCTGGGTGCACCCAACTCCCGGAGGTGAATGTAGGTGATTCCTGCAGCTTCGACGGCTTCCTTGAGGCGGGATTTTGAGAAGCCTTTTTTGCGGCTGAGTGGCACGGCCCTCACATCAACAAGAACTGTCACTCCGCTGTTTCTCAGGGTGGTTAGAAAATTGTCGATGTTGGTCCCTTCGTAACCGATGGTGTACAGCATGTGCTGATTTTAACAGGTGGGCGGATAAGAAAATCCAACGAGATCTGGAATCTGTAAACCATGTCTGAATGAACAAAAGCATGGGTCTGGGAAACAGGACCTGAGGTTCGATTTCTCTGACATTGCTGTATGAGCAGCAGAGTTGCCCTGGCGGTCGCGGGATTTCAATGCGCCGTGCGTGTTCACCAAATTGCCCATGGGTCCCCCTGAAAAAAGCCCAGATCTGTGAAAGTCTGGGCTTCCGGGAAGCCAAAAGGGTTCAGGTTCGCGCCTGAGCAAGACGTTTCTGTCCGCCCACCATCAGGGTCACTAACGCACCCACTCCGGCAAGCACTGCTGCAGAGATGAATGCCGCCTGGAATCCGGAGAGCAGACCCTCTGGTCCAGTTGTGGTGTTCGCCTGGGCAATCAGTCCGATCAGCGCGAGACCCACCGCACTCCCCACCTGGTAGGTGGTGTTCACCACACCGCTCGCCAGTCCCCCCTCTTCGGGTTTCGCTCCAGACACGCTGAGGATGGTGGCGGGAATGTACGCCAGGGACATTCCGAGGGCAGCAATCAATGTGGCGGGAAGCACATCAATGAGGAAGTTGCCGTCCACAGGAGCACGAGCGAGCAAGAGCAGTGCTCCAGCCAGCAGAACGAGGCCCACGGTGAGGTTCATTTTCACCCCGAAGCGACCGATCAGGTTCCCGGTCACCCCGACCATCAGGGCCATGATCGCCAGGGTCATCGGCAAGAGGGCCAGGCCACTGTTGAGGGCACTGAGGCCCAGCACCTGCTGCAGGTAGAGGTTCAGGAAGAACCACAGGGGAATCCAGCTTCCAGCAAGCAGCACATTGATGGTGTTGCCGATGGCGAGGTTCGGGCGGGAGAACAGGGTCAGGGGCATCAGGGGGTCACGACGGGACGCTTGCAGCAGGATGAAAATCAGCAGCAGCACCACCCCGAGAACGAGTGCACCGAGGGTCAGGCCCGTGAGGCCACGCTCGGCCTGCACGATGCCGTACACCAGGCTGGACAGACCCAGCGTCACAGTGAGGGCTCCGGGCACATCCACCGATCCCCTGGAACGCTGGCCTGCAGGGAGAATCGAGCGGCTGAACAAGAGCACCAGAAGGCCAACGGGCACGTTCACCAGGAACACCCATTCCCAGCTGAGGTACTGGGTGAACACCCCTCCAAGGAACACCCCGGCGCTCCCTCCAGCAGCAGCGGACGCCCCCCAGAAACCCATGGCTTTGCCGAGTTCCTGCGGACGGGCACCGAAGAGTTGCATCAAGAGGGTCATGGCCGCAGGGGCAATCAACGCCGCCCCTGCACCTTGCAGGGCCCGGGCGGTGTTGAGGATGCCTTCACTGGAGGCCACGCCGGCCAGCAGTGACGCCAGGGTGAGGATGAGGAAGCCCAGCAGGAAGATCCTTCGGGGACCGAACAGGTCCGCGAGTCGGCCCCCCAGGAGGAGCAGGCCCCCGAAGACAATCACGTAACTGTTGAAGATCCAGGAGAGGTTGTGTTGCTGAATGGAGAGTTCCTGCTGGATGGCAGGGAGGGCCACCCCGAGTGAATCGAGGTGTCCATGATGACAAAAAACTGGGCCAGGCACAGGATGAACAGGGCCTGCCAGCGGCGGGGGTCGGGGGTGCTCATGCTTGTTTCCTCCAGAAGTAAAGGGCAGCCAGCAGGGCCACGAGGATGAGGGCAATCAAAATTCTGGGCATGAAGGGTCCTTTCCCGAAGCCCGATGGGCTCAGGATCAAAAACTCAACCATCCCCCCAGGGGGATGGTTGTGGGGTTGTGGGTCAGGAGATCAGGGTGGCCCCGTAGCCTTCTTCGCGGATGGTTTCCAGCACCAAGTCCGCCTCGACCTGGCCTTCAATGGTGGCGACTTCGGTCTGGAAGTCAATTTTTGCCGTCTTCACCCCGTCGAGTTTGCCGAGGACGTGTTCGAGGGTGCGGACACAACTGCCGCAGTGCATGCCGGTGACTTGAATGTTCATGGTGTGCTCCTTTCAATACCCCCCAGGGGGGATATGGGAATGATGAACCCAAATCACCAGATTTGTCAAGCCCTGATTTGTTGATCCCCCATCAGGGGTCCCTATGATGCGCAGGATTTTCTACCCATCCCTGACAGGAGGAGAGCAAGAAAAAGCTTCTATAGGACTCCATAAAAGTGATGGTCTCGAAAGTGAAATGCCGACATGCCTGCTGCTTGACCCCCGTCCTGCTTGAAATCCCCCACGGGGGATGCTAGAGTGCGAAACAAACCATCCCCCCAAGGAGGATCACATGGACACCCCGGTCACCGTGTACACCACCCCCCACTGTCCCTCATGCCACGCTGTGAAAACCTACCTGACGCAAAAAGGCATTGCATTCACCGAGAAAGACGTCACCCAGAGTGAAGCAGCCCTGCAAGAAATGAAGGGAATCAGCGGGGTCAGGATTGCCCCGGTCACCCAGATCGGGGATGAGGCCTTCTACGGGGACTTCCCCGTGCAGCGTCCCCACATCGACCAGGCCCTCAAAAAACTCGGGCTGCTTTGAGCCTTGCAACACAGGAGGCAACACATGCATGAACCCCAGGTGATGGTGGTTGGAGGGTACGGGCAGGTCGGGCAGGCAGCTGCCCTGCACCTGCTGACCCACACGGACTGCCACATCATTGTGGCCGGACGGAACCTGCAGCAAGCCCAGCGTTTCTGCGAAAAGCACGGTCCACGGATGACAGCCAGATTCCTGGACGCCCAGAAACCCGAAACCCACAGTCCAGCCCTGAAAGGGGTGGACCTGGTGGTGGTGTGCGCCGAGCAGTCCGACACCCACTTCCTGCAAGGGTGCATCCAACAGGGCATCCACTGCCTGGATGTCACCGCCACCCCGGCTTACATCAGGGAGGCTGAAAAACTGCACCCACAAGCCCGGGAGGCAGGCACCACCGTCTTGCTGAGCGTGGGACTGGCCCCCGGACTCAGCAACCTGCTGGCCCGTCACGCCACCAGTCACCTGGACAGTGTTGAAAAGGTGGACCTCACGGTGATGCTGGGGCTCGGTGAGCACCACGGCAAAATGGCCGTGCAGTGGACGGTGGAGAACCTGATGCGGCCCTTTGAGGTGCAGGTGGCAGGCCAGGTCGGCACGGTGCCTCCCTTCTCCCAGGGCAGGACCGCACGGTTTCCCCACCCTTACGGCCACAGGCGGGCGTACCGGTTCAATTTCTCAGACCAGCATGTGCTCACCCGGACCCTGCCTGCCCCGGAGGTGCACACCCGCTTGTGCTTTGATTCCAGAGGGGTGACAAACCTGCTGGCCTTCCTTTCCAGGGTGGGGGTGTTCCCCCTGCTGGAACGGCTGGGGGCACGCAGCATGCTGGAGGAGGTGTTCGGGCGTTTCCATGTGGGGAGTGAGGTGTTCGGCCTCTCGGTGGAAGCCCGCGGCACCCTGCAAGGCCAGAAGACCGTGTGGCAGGAGGGCCTGCTGGGACGGGGGGAAGGCCAGATCACCGGGCAGATGGCCGGCTGGAGTGCAGCACAAATCCTGCGTCAGGGGTTGCCTGGAGGGGTGTTCCACAGCGAGCAGGTGCTGTCTGCAGAGGGGGCGTTGCAGTTTGCCGCCACCTGCGGGGTCCAGTTGCACCTCGGGGGGTGATGCCCCTTCAAAGTTGAACCCCCCACCGCAGGGTGGGGGGCAGCTGGTGCTGGATTTTACTGGGTGAGTTTCATGGCTTCAAGCAGTTCATCGACGAGTTCGGTGGCGTCTCCCCGCTCACTGGCCGTGGCGACGTGCGCTTCCAGGTGACCCTTGAGGACCACTCCGGCCACCCCACTGAGTGCCCCCTGCACTGCCTTGATCTGCCTGAGGACATCCATGCAGTACACGTTGGGGTCTTCCAGCATCCGCTGGATGCTCTCCACATGGCCCCGGGCGATGGCAAGCCTGCGGTTGGCCCGTTTTCTGGCGTCTTCAGGCATGCACAGGTGGGTGTCGGTGTGGGTGGGATGGCAGCCCACATCTTCGGTTTTGCTGTCGGTTTTTTTCATGTTCAGTTCCGGACCGTTGCCCCGTAACCCTCTTCAGTGACCGCCTGGATCAGGGCTTGCACATCGGCATTCCCTTCCACAGTGGCGGTGCCCTGCTGGAGGTTCACTTCGGCATTCTCCACGCCAGCAACGCTTTTGAGCGCACTCTTGACGGCTTTTTCGCAGTGTCCACAGCTCATTCCGCTGATGTTCAGTTCGACAGTCATGCTCTTTCTCCTTCTTCCCCCTCGGGGGGATATGGGACCAGTATAGGGCTTTTCGGAACTGCACGCAAGGGGCAACGAACACCGCAAGTGGGATAAATGTCACTTTCAGTGCTGATTTTCCAGGGCCGTTGCTGCGGAGGAACAACCAGGCTTCCGCTTGACCAATCCCCCTGAGGGGGATATAGTGGTTTCATACCCCCCTCAGGGGGACAGGAGGCAAGCATGAGCACAACCATTGAACTCGGCGTCCAGGGCATGACCTGCGCCGCCTGCGTGGGCAGGGTCGAACGGGGACTCAAAAAAGTCGAAGGTGTGGAAGACGTGGGCGTCAACCTCGCCACCGAACGGGCCGTCATCACCTTTGATGAGGGAAAAACCAGTCCGCAAGCCCTGATTGAGAAAGTCAAAGACGTGGGCTACGAAGCCGTGGTCAGCGACATCGAACTCCCCATCTCGGGCATGACCTGCGCCAATTGCGTGTCCCGCGTGGAACGCGCCCTGAAGAAACAACAGGGGGTGCTCTCGGCCTCCGTGAACCTCGCCAGTGAGCGGGCCACCGTGCACTACCTCCCCACCACCGTCTCCCCTGCCCAGCTCAAACAGGCGGTGCGGGATGCCGGGTACGAAGTCATCGAAACCCAACAAGGGACCCAGCAAGAAGACGCCGAGAAAAAAGCCCGGGAAGAGGAACTGCGCAAACTCAAAAACCAGCTCACTGTGGCATCCGTGTTCTCGATTCCCCTGTTCCTGATCGCCATGGTGCCCATGCTTTACATGCCCATCCACATGTGGCTGATGGACCGACTCGGCCACTGGCCTGGACCCTGGGGAGACATCATGGGCATGAACCTGTTGATGCTGGCTCTGGCCACCCCCGTGCAATTTGGTCCGGGCATGCGTTTTTACCGGGGCGGATGGAAAGCCCTCAAGCACAGAAGCCCGGACATGAACACCCTGGTGATGATTGGCACCACCGCCGCATTCGTTTACAGCGTGGTGGCCACCTTCTTCCCTGGCATTTTCCCAAAAGGCACGGCTCACGTGTATTACGAGGCTTCGGGTGTGGTCATCACCCTGGTGCTGCTCGGCAAGTACTTTGAGGCCATCGCCAAAGGCAAATCCAGCGAGGCCATGAAGAAACTGCTGTCCCTGCAGGCCAAATCTGCACGGGTGATCCGGAATGGTCAGGAGATGGAAATCTCGGTGGACGATGTGCGCCTGATGGAACAGATTCTGGTGCGCCCTGGGGAAAAGATCCCGGTGGACGGTGAAGTGCTCGAAGGCCAGAGTTTCGTCGATGAAAGCATGATCACCGGAGAACCCATCCCCGTCGAGAAAACGAAAAGCAGCAAAGTGACCGGTGGGACCATCAACCAGCACGGGGTCCTCACCTTCAAAGCCACCCGCATTGGGGCAGACACCGCACTTGCCCAGATCATCAAACTGGTGGAAAGAGCCCAGGGGTCCAAACCCCCCATCCAGGGGCTGGCAGACAAAGTGG
Protein-coding regions in this window:
- a CDS encoding heavy metal translocating P-type ATPase; amino-acid sequence: MSTTIELGVQGMTCAACVGRVERGLKKVEGVEDVGVNLATERAVITFDEGKTSPQALIEKVKDVGYEAVVSDIELPISGMTCANCVSRVERALKKQQGVLSASVNLASERATVHYLPTTVSPAQLKQAVRDAGYEVIETQQGTQQEDAEKKAREEELRKLKNQLTVASVFSIPLFLIAMVPMLYMPIHMWLMDRLGHWPGPWGDIMGMNLLMLALATPVQFGPGMRFYRGGWKALKHRSPDMNTLVMIGTTAAFVYSVVATFFPGIFPKGTAHVYYEASGVVITLVLLGKYFEAIAKGKSSEAMKKLLSLQAKSARVIRNGQEMEISVDDVRLMEQILVRPGEKIPVDGEVLEGQSFVDESMITGEPIPVEKTKSSKVTGGTINQHGVLTFKATRIGADTALAQIIKLVERAQGSKPPIQGLADKVVAVFVPIVLVIAVLTFLLWLIFGGENALSNALVHTVAVLIIACPCAMGLATPTSIMVGTGKAAELGVLFKNGEALEMLQKADIVAVDKTGTLTEGKPTLTDFVVQPGFNERDVLALVASAERSSEHPVADAIVKGAELRGVDLLKADSFNAVPGFGLEASVSGRKVQVGADRYMAKLGLDVSSFTQQAQNLGNEGKTPLYAAVDGKLAAIIAVSDPIKSSTPEAIKALQSMGLKVAMITGDNKNTAEAIGRQLGIDQVLAEVLPSGKADAVKTLQQQGKVIFVGDGINDAPALAQADVGLAIGTGTDVAIETADVILMAGDMRGVPNAISLSKSTLKNIKFNLFWAFAYNIVLIPVAAGVVQSTLGWSLSPVLAAAAMGLSSVFVLTNALRLRSFRPPVNVQDAGQNPVSSRTVQA
- a CDS encoding heavy-metal-associated domain-containing protein, with protein sequence MNIQVTGMHCGSCVRTLEHVLGKLDGVKTAKIDFQTEVATIEGQVEADLVLETIREEGYGATLIS
- a CDS encoding glutaredoxin family protein, with translation MDTPVTVYTTPHCPSCHAVKTYLTQKGIAFTEKDVTQSEAALQEMKGISGVRIAPVTQIGDEAFYGDFPVQRPHIDQALKKLGLL
- a CDS encoding saccharopine dehydrogenase NADP-binding domain-containing protein; this translates as MHEPQVMVVGGYGQVGQAAALHLLTHTDCHIIVAGRNLQQAQRFCEKHGPRMTARFLDAQKPETHSPALKGVDLVVVCAEQSDTHFLQGCIQQGIHCLDVTATPAYIREAEKLHPQAREAGTTVLLSVGLAPGLSNLLARHATSHLDSVEKVDLTVMLGLGEHHGKMAVQWTVENLMRPFEVQVAGQVGTVPPFSQGRTARFPHPYGHRRAYRFNFSDQHVLTRTLPAPEVHTRLCFDSRGVTNLLAFLSRVGVFPLLERLGARSMLEEVFGRFHVGSEVFGLSVEARGTLQGQKTVWQEGLLGRGEGQITGQMAGWSAAQILRQGLPGGVFHSEQVLSAEGALQFAATCGVQLHLGG
- a CDS encoding MFS transporter, whose product is MALPAIQQELSIQQHNLSWIFNSYVIVFGGLLLLGGRLADLFGPRRIFLLGFLILTLASLLAGVASSEGILNTARALQGAGAALIAPAAMTLLMQLFGARPQELGKAMGFWGASAAAGGSAGVFLGGVFTQYLSWEWVFLVNVPVGLLVLLFSRSILPAGQRSRGSVDVPGALTVTLGLSSLVYGIVQAERGLTGLTLGALVLGVVLLLIFILLQASRRDPLMPLTLFSRPNLAIGNTINVLLAGSWIPLWFFLNLYLQQVLGLSALNSGLALLPMTLAIMALMVGVTGNLIGRFGVKMNLTVGLVLLAGALLLLARAPVDGNFLIDVLPATLIAALGMSLAYIPATILSVSGAKPEEGGLASGVVNTTYQVGSAVGLALIGLIAQANTTTGPEGLLSGFQAAFISAAVLAGVGALVTLMVGGQKRLAQART
- a CDS encoding nucleotidyl transferase AbiEii/AbiGii toxin family protein, whose protein sequence is MTSFPHLLIPQPARIRIYPLETVVAEKFAALLELGRATTRMKDLYDLHTILSRETFELSLLQQVTLRAFMNRNTPRKAQEEVFSPEFWDDPALQGRWRLFLRRTGLDAPQNLRTLMETLAGFLQPTLGPSAAKTWVPERGNWQNPSP
- a CDS encoding DUF488 domain-containing protein, with translation MLYTIGYEGTNIDNFLTTLRNSGVTVLVDVRAVPLSRKKGFSKSRLKEAVEAAGITYIHLRELGAPREVRNNLKATGDWQDYVHHYEAHLTTQHEALTRLAHQVQNTEVCLMCFEADPLTCHRSLISKELEKRKVVPKTSHLQVSAAFPVKASDAPTPQLPVAFA
- a CDS encoding CopZ family metallochaperone, which codes for MTVELNISGMSCGHCEKAVKSALKSVAGVENAEVNLQQGTATVEGNADVQALIQAVTEEGYGATVRN
- a CDS encoding metal-sensitive transcriptional regulator, which encodes MKKTDSKTEDVGCHPTHTDTHLCMPEDARKRANRRLAIARGHVESIQRMLEDPNVYCMDVLRQIKAVQGALSGVAGVVLKGHLEAHVATASERGDATELVDELLEAMKLTQ